In Actinomadura citrea, a single window of DNA contains:
- a CDS encoding MarR family winged helix-turn-helix transcriptional regulator, which yields MSTESGGPAVDEAVRTLLLLMPRLVGRAKRLPIPPALQGLDLAPRHLALLAHLEYDGPAGVNELAGRLEVAPTTVSLMVSDLSRPGVLERTADPADRRRRIVAIAPAFAAPIAEWLSGSASAWERVMRDLAPTERATVVNALRAYEAALEQGPAERPDMGPQ from the coding sequence ATGTCCACCGAATCGGGCGGTCCGGCCGTCGACGAGGCCGTCCGCACCCTGCTGCTGCTCATGCCGCGGCTCGTCGGCCGCGCCAAGCGCCTGCCCATTCCCCCGGCCCTCCAGGGGCTTGACCTGGCGCCGCGCCATCTCGCGCTGCTGGCCCATCTGGAGTACGACGGCCCGGCCGGCGTCAACGAGCTCGCCGGCCGGCTGGAGGTCGCCCCGACGACCGTCAGCCTCATGGTGAGCGACCTGTCGCGGCCGGGCGTCCTGGAGCGCACCGCCGATCCCGCCGACCGCCGCCGCCGCATCGTCGCCATCGCGCCGGCCTTCGCAGCGCCGATCGCCGAATGGCTCTCCGGCAGTGCCTCGGCCTGGGAGCGCGTCATGCGCGACCTCGCCCCCACCGAACGCGCCACGGTCGTCAACGCCCTGCGTGCTTACGAGGCCGCCCTGGAGCAAGGCCCCGCCGAGCGTCCGGACATGGGGCCGCAGTAG
- a CDS encoding SUKH-4 family immunity protein: MAAGEEGVVTLDVATGSELGLSEDDLMLLTGTGLPRDAGGYFCTDIPDGPLGLFAVLPLNEDNRALILGGTGPDGDMLYFLDVNEGVVVLFSPGEGDEEPQFEMVNTTLRSFAEFVSRLGAYVYSPWAERPADDKARLAEIAAGLAELDPEAFGHPHSWWAMAVARLRREAARRERAHSPAESHSESLDRALDRLEEKGWRQVTAKEFASATDEYGLLALPEDFSDAFSGDGVQLRDVDVRWRGGLPSEIQAVFAREGLVVRVPEEEPQDEDDYDAAMERLMAAVEDTQGPGEGTVTCLVPGETSDLCRIVRAFERLAANGYVAEPALWPTTSGCWQRVAEQAQDAESLKAVFWNTQSHDDAFDTRGDLVDELYLGWAGDREEIAAALAETQLAVKTPEDEGTTFILAPADRRT; the protein is encoded by the coding sequence GTGGCCGCAGGCGAGGAGGGCGTCGTCACCCTGGACGTCGCGACGGGGAGCGAACTCGGGTTGTCCGAGGACGACCTCATGCTTCTCACCGGGACCGGGCTGCCCAGAGACGCGGGCGGGTACTTCTGCACGGACATCCCCGACGGGCCGCTCGGGCTGTTCGCCGTCCTCCCGCTGAACGAGGACAACCGGGCTCTGATCCTGGGCGGAACCGGGCCCGACGGCGACATGCTGTACTTCCTCGACGTGAACGAGGGCGTCGTCGTGCTCTTCTCCCCGGGAGAGGGCGACGAGGAGCCCCAGTTCGAGATGGTGAACACCACGCTGCGGTCCTTCGCCGAGTTCGTCTCCCGGCTGGGCGCGTACGTGTACTCGCCCTGGGCGGAGCGGCCCGCGGACGACAAGGCCCGCCTAGCGGAGATCGCCGCGGGCCTGGCGGAGCTCGATCCCGAGGCGTTCGGCCATCCGCACAGCTGGTGGGCGATGGCGGTCGCCCGTCTCCGGCGGGAGGCGGCCAGGCGGGAGCGGGCGCATTCGCCCGCCGAGTCGCACAGCGAGTCCCTCGACCGGGCCCTCGACCGGCTGGAGGAGAAGGGGTGGCGGCAAGTCACGGCCAAGGAGTTCGCGTCCGCGACCGACGAGTACGGACTGCTGGCCCTGCCGGAAGACTTCTCGGACGCGTTCTCGGGCGACGGCGTTCAACTCCGGGACGTCGACGTCCGCTGGCGCGGCGGCCTTCCGTCGGAGATCCAGGCGGTCTTCGCCCGGGAGGGGCTCGTGGTCCGCGTCCCTGAGGAGGAACCGCAGGACGAGGACGACTACGACGCCGCGATGGAACGGCTCATGGCAGCGGTCGAGGACACCCAGGGGCCGGGCGAGGGCACGGTGACCTGCCTGGTCCCCGGGGAGACCTCCGATCTGTGCCGGATCGTGCGGGCGTTCGAACGCCTGGCCGCGAACGGCTACGTCGCCGAGCCCGCCCTCTGGCCCACCACGTCGGGATGCTGGCAACGCGTCGCCGAGCAGGCCCAGGACGCGGAGTCGCTCAAGGCCGTCTTCTGGAACACCCAGAGCCATGACGACGCCTTCGACACCAGGGGCGACCTGGTCGACGAGCTGTACCTCGGCTGGGCGGGCGACCGCGAGGAGATCGCCGCAGCCCTCGCGGAGACGCAGCTCGCGGTGAAGACCCCCGAAGACGAGGGAACGACCTTCATCCTCGCTCCCGCCGACCGCCGAACCTGA
- a CDS encoding tautomerase family protein, protein MPHLTVHLPEDKLAGNESELITALTEAIVGVYGEWARDLASIRLSGVPAGRFAQGGKAVDTTISLLMGVRAAAFDRPDAAEITAALAAALTDAITDVLGEDLRPGTTVELVASPQERTFVAGAPAP, encoded by the coding sequence GTGCCGCATCTGACCGTCCACCTGCCAGAAGACAAGCTGGCGGGCAACGAGTCCGAGCTCATCACCGCGCTGACCGAGGCGATCGTCGGCGTCTACGGCGAGTGGGCCCGCGACCTGGCGAGCATCCGCCTGTCCGGCGTCCCCGCCGGCCGCTTCGCGCAGGGCGGCAAGGCCGTCGACACGACCATCTCGCTGCTCATGGGCGTCCGCGCCGCCGCCTTCGACCGCCCCGACGCCGCCGAGATCACCGCGGCCCTGGCCGCCGCCCTCACCGACGCGATCACCGATGTCCTCGGCGAGGACCTCCGCCCCGGCACCACGGTGGAACTGGTGGCGTCCCCCCAGGAACGCACCTTCGTGGCGGGCGCCCCCGCCCCCTGA